One stretch of Niallia sp. XMNu-256 DNA includes these proteins:
- the rsmH gene encoding 16S rRNA (cytosine(1402)-N(4))-methyltransferase RsmH, translating to MFNHKTVLLEEAVEGLNIKPDGIYVDCTLGGAGHSELILTKLSDQGKLYGFDQDEIAIQHAQAKLASYGNRFQVIKSNFQYLKEELANRNIDKVDGILYDLGVSSPQLDTPERGFSYHHDAPLDMRMDKEANVSAYHVVNEWTYEALVRIFFQYGEEKFSKQIARKIEAVRMEKPIETTGQLVELIKEAIPAPARRKGGHPAKRIFQAIRIAVNDELKVFEQSLSQAIDLLNSGGRISVITFHSLEDRICKVTFKKESENQNLPHGLPIIPVEYQPKLKLITRKPIIPSEEELENNNRARSAKLRIAEKN from the coding sequence ATGTTTAATCATAAAACAGTTTTATTAGAGGAAGCGGTTGAAGGTTTAAATATTAAGCCTGATGGGATATATGTGGACTGTACACTTGGAGGAGCAGGCCACAGTGAATTAATCCTTACAAAACTTTCAGATCAAGGAAAGTTATATGGATTTGATCAAGATGAAATCGCTATCCAGCACGCACAAGCAAAATTAGCTTCTTATGGGAATCGGTTTCAAGTAATTAAAAGTAATTTCCAATATTTAAAGGAAGAACTTGCAAATAGAAACATCGATAAGGTCGATGGTATTTTATATGATTTAGGTGTTTCATCCCCACAGCTTGACACCCCGGAAAGAGGATTTAGCTATCATCATGATGCCCCTCTAGATATGCGGATGGATAAAGAGGCAAATGTATCTGCCTATCATGTAGTGAATGAATGGACTTACGAGGCGCTAGTTCGTATCTTCTTTCAATATGGCGAGGAAAAGTTTTCAAAACAAATTGCTCGTAAAATTGAAGCCGTACGAATGGAGAAACCCATCGAAACAACTGGTCAATTAGTAGAGTTAATAAAAGAAGCCATACCAGCTCCAGCAAGAAGAAAAGGTGGCCATCCAGCGAAACGGATCTTCCAAGCCATTCGTATTGCTGTAAATGATGAATTAAAAGTTTTCGAACAATCATTAAGTCAGGCCATTGACTTGTTGAATTCAGGTGGCAGAATTAGTGTGATCACTTTTCATTCATTAGAAGACAGAATTTGCAAAGTTACATTTAAGAAGGAAAGTGAAAATCAAAATTTACCGCATGGCTTACCGATTATCCCAGTGGAATATCAGCCTAAATTAAAGTTAATTACAAGGAAGCCGATAATTCCCTCTGAGGAAGAATTAGAAAATAACAATCGGGCAAGATCAGCTAAATTAAGGATTGCAGAAAAAAACTAA
- the mraZ gene encoding division/cell wall cluster transcriptional repressor MraZ, which yields MFMGEYHHNVDTKGRLIVPAKFREELGESFVLTRGLDQCLFGYPLNEWEIIEDKLRNLPLTKKDARAFTRFFFSGATECEIDKQGRINIAAPLVNYAKLEKECVVLGVSNRIEIWNKEIWEDYFNESADSFADIAENMIGFDI from the coding sequence ATGTTCATGGGCGAATATCATCATAATGTTGATACGAAAGGTCGCTTGATTGTGCCTGCAAAATTCCGAGAAGAGCTAGGTGAATCATTTGTTTTGACACGTGGCTTAGATCAATGTTTATTTGGCTATCCCCTAAATGAGTGGGAAATCATTGAAGATAAATTAAGGAATCTTCCTTTAACTAAAAAAGACGCTCGTGCGTTTACTCGTTTCTTTTTCTCTGGAGCGACTGAATGTGAAATTGATAAACAAGGGCGTATAAATATAGCAGCGCCGCTTGTCAATTACGCGAAACTTGAGAAAGAATGTGTTGTTTTAGGGGTTTCCAATCGAATTGAGATTTGGAATAAAGAAATTTGGGAAGATTACTTTAATGAGTCAGCGGATTCATTTGCTGATATAGCAGAAAATATGATCGGGTTTGATATCTAA
- the bshC gene encoding bacillithiol biosynthesis cysteine-adding enzyme BshC → MEMLNLSLPATNAFATGYLAGSSEIQEFFHYQFQNPDDYKQRLLELQNREFMRMKLVNCIEEFMKPFPTSKEVENSLSKLASEESVVVIGGQQAGILTGPLYSIHKVISIIALAKQKEAELNVPVVPVFWIAGEDHDFQEVNHIYMEKDKKVQKVTYPEKVIDKKMVTDIELNQEVCLKWVEDIIRELGETDHTNQLRQFMKVCIQRSRTFVDFFANIVMELFKNEGLLIIDSGFPGLRRLEKEIFISQIQQVNEITNRVKAVQMQLIQKGFKSTIDLSDQAANLFYYDESEKERVLLEFEQEEGLFFGKNGTVRFTADELLQIASEYPTKLSNNVVTRPMTQEVLFPTLAFIAGPGEIAYWAELKQAFEIFSLKMPPIVPRLNITLLDRSVQTDLQELGLTVEQVLTSGIEKYQDDYLLTFKDTELEELFQAAKDELQKRYGYIEKKIDKGLSSLFNKNQQIILQQIKFLEDKVNQSILDKHKVVLNKYERIENKLKPLNSPQERILNPLLYLNQYGTSFFSELPYLPYEFDGMHKVIKI, encoded by the coding sequence ATGGAGATGTTAAATCTCTCGCTACCGGCAACGAACGCATTTGCGACAGGTTATCTTGCTGGTTCATCTGAGATCCAAGAGTTTTTTCATTATCAATTTCAAAATCCAGACGACTATAAGCAAAGATTATTAGAATTACAAAATCGAGAATTTATGAGAATGAAATTGGTGAATTGTATCGAAGAATTTATGAAGCCATTTCCAACTTCTAAAGAAGTGGAGAATTCTCTCTCGAAGCTTGCTAGCGAGGAGAGCGTTGTCGTCATTGGCGGACAACAAGCAGGGATTCTTACCGGTCCGCTTTATTCGATTCATAAGGTGATTTCGATCATTGCTTTAGCGAAGCAAAAAGAGGCTGAACTGAATGTACCTGTCGTACCAGTTTTTTGGATTGCAGGAGAAGATCATGATTTCCAAGAAGTGAATCATATTTATATGGAAAAGGATAAGAAAGTTCAAAAAGTCACCTATCCAGAAAAAGTTATAGATAAGAAAATGGTCACAGATATAGAGTTGAATCAAGAAGTATGTTTGAAGTGGGTTGAGGATATCATCAGGGAACTAGGTGAAACAGATCACACGAATCAACTCCGTCAATTTATGAAAGTCTGTATTCAACGTTCACGAACTTTTGTTGACTTTTTTGCTAATATAGTCATGGAATTATTCAAAAATGAAGGCTTGTTAATTATTGATTCTGGCTTTCCTGGGCTAAGACGTCTTGAAAAAGAGATTTTTATTTCACAAATTCAACAAGTCAATGAAATTACTAATCGTGTCAAGGCAGTACAGATGCAACTGATTCAAAAGGGATTTAAGTCAACCATTGATTTAAGTGATCAAGCAGCCAACTTGTTTTATTATGATGAAAGTGAAAAAGAACGCGTTTTACTCGAGTTTGAACAAGAGGAAGGGTTGTTTTTCGGTAAAAATGGAACGGTTCGATTTACGGCTGATGAGTTATTACAAATCGCTTCAGAATATCCAACTAAATTAAGTAATAATGTCGTTACTCGCCCGATGACACAAGAGGTCCTTTTTCCAACATTAGCATTCATTGCAGGCCCAGGAGAAATTGCTTATTGGGCCGAACTGAAACAAGCCTTTGAAATATTTTCTTTGAAAATGCCTCCTATTGTCCCTCGGTTAAATATTACATTATTGGACCGGTCAGTTCAGACCGATCTTCAGGAATTGGGTTTAACGGTTGAGCAAGTGTTAACAAGTGGGATTGAGAAATATCAAGATGATTATTTATTGACTTTCAAAGATACAGAATTAGAGGAGTTATTTCAAGCAGCTAAAGATGAGTTGCAAAAGCGTTATGGATATATAGAGAAGAAAATTGATAAAGGGCTGTCGTCGCTGTTCAACAAAAATCAACAGATTATATTGCAACAAATTAAATTTTTAGAGGACAAGGTTAATCAATCGATTCTCGACAAACATAAAGTGGTTTTGAATAAATATGAACGGATAGAAAACAAGCTCAAACCATTAAACTCTCCTCAAGAGAGAATATTAAATCCTTTATTGTATTTGAATCAATATGGAACATCCTTTTTTTCTGAATTGCCGTACTTACCATATGAATTTGATGGGATGCATAAAGTAATCAAAATTTAA
- a CDS encoding DUF3397 domain-containing protein translates to MSDLISSIIATFVTIPLIGYIIVFVISKVITKNHRKSVKIAIDVTTLLFVIAVHYFITAIWGLSLFWVILLFMILVAIVFVFVHWRLKHEIVLVKVFKGFWRFNFLCFGLIYLLLLTYGLILRISIAISSS, encoded by the coding sequence GTGTCAGATCTTATCTCTTCAATCATTGCAACTTTCGTGACTATTCCTTTAATAGGGTATATAATCGTTTTTGTAATTAGTAAAGTAATCACGAAAAATCACCGTAAATCTGTAAAAATCGCTATTGATGTTACGACGTTATTATTCGTGATCGCTGTTCATTATTTTATTACGGCAATTTGGGGGCTTTCACTTTTTTGGGTGATCTTATTATTTATGATCCTCGTTGCCATCGTTTTCGTATTTGTTCATTGGAGATTAAAACACGAAATCGTACTTGTAAAAGTGTTTAAAGGTTTTTGGCGATTTAACTTTTTATGTTTCGGATTGATTTATCTATTATTACTTACATATGGTCTTATCTTACGAATTAGCATAGCGATTTCTAGTTCCTAA
- a CDS encoding 2-dehydropantoate 2-reductase has translation MKIGIIGGGAIGLLFSYYLSRRHSVCLYVHSSEQRNLIQEEGFLFEKNGHRAREFVQVKLSTQWRGEEEVTFIALKQYHLPHIIDMLSTYSTNGHALCFLQNGMGHLKWFDGLNGDIYVGSVEHGAMKVGHNHVIHTGVGTTKTALFRGDSPNFMDFVQSIEDDFFSFVVEEQYEKMLIKKLVANAVINPLTSILQIKNGELINNPYYFRLVKSMFAEIIESLQLKESEEYFLNVIEVCKLTAHNDSSMLRDLKEKRLTEVDAILGYILEKAAENEIHTPIIDLFYQAVKGKECRVED, from the coding sequence ATGAAGATCGGGATCATCGGTGGGGGGGCAATTGGTTTACTATTTTCCTATTATTTAAGCAGGCGACACTCCGTATGTCTGTATGTACATAGCAGTGAGCAACGTAATTTAATTCAAGAAGAGGGTTTTCTATTTGAAAAGAATGGTCATAGGGCAAGGGAATTCGTACAAGTAAAATTATCTACGCAATGGCGTGGAGAGGAAGAGGTAACTTTTATTGCTTTAAAACAATACCATTTACCGCATATAATTGATATGCTATCTACTTATAGTACAAACGGTCATGCTCTATGTTTTTTACAAAATGGAATGGGGCATTTAAAATGGTTTGATGGGCTAAATGGAGATATTTATGTTGGATCAGTTGAGCATGGAGCAATGAAAGTAGGACATAATCATGTGATCCATACGGGAGTAGGAACAACAAAGACCGCACTTTTCCGTGGGGATAGTCCAAACTTTATGGATTTTGTCCAATCGATAGAAGATGACTTTTTTTCGTTTGTGGTTGAAGAACAGTATGAAAAAATGCTTATTAAAAAGTTAGTTGCCAACGCTGTAATTAATCCATTAACATCTATTTTACAAATTAAGAATGGAGAACTTATCAATAATCCTTATTATTTCCGATTAGTTAAAAGCATGTTTGCGGAAATTATAGAAAGTCTTCAGTTAAAAGAGTCAGAAGAGTATTTTTTAAATGTTATTGAAGTTTGTAAACTAACAGCACATAATGATTCGTCCATGCTTCGTGATTTAAAAGAAAAAAGACTTACAGAGGTTGATGCAATTTTGGGTTATATTCTAGAAAAAGCGGCTGAAAATGAAATACATACTCCTATTATCGACTTGTTTTATCAGGCGGTGAAGGGAAAAGAGTGTAGGGTGGAGGATTAA
- a CDS encoding acyl-CoA carboxylase subunit beta — translation MSSNRSRYKSLEIKKQTVKDGKKEKSLKKLAVQNKLFVRERLGRLFDEGRYEEDGLFANCGDSELPADGVITAIGKVNGRTVCVVANDSTVKAGSWGPRTVEKMIRIQESAEKLKVPLLYLVDSAGARITDQLEMFPNRRGAGRIFYNQVKLSGVIPQICLLFGPSAAGGAYIPAFCDVVIMVEDNASMYLGSPRMAEMVIGEKVSLEEMGGARMHCTVSGCGDILVQNEEEAIEKAKLYLSYFPTNYQEKPPTQSGKGPKTGMQLENIIPDNQNTPFNMYDCIDTIIDEGSFFEIKALFAPELITGMARVDGKVVGIVANQSKVKGGVLFIDSADKGAKFITLCDAFHIPLLFLADVPGFMIGTKVERAGIIRHGAKLIAAVSSATVPKISVIVRKAYGAGLYAMAGPAFEPDCCLALPTAQIAVMGPEAAVNAVYANKINSLENMSERAAFIGQKQEEYRKAIDLYKLASELIVDDIVHPKDLRNVLISRFALYETKKHHFSTRKHPVYPV, via the coding sequence ATGTCTTCTAATAGGTCGCGTTATAAGAGCTTAGAAATAAAAAAACAAACAGTAAAAGACGGGAAGAAGGAAAAGTCCTTAAAGAAATTAGCAGTTCAAAATAAGCTTTTTGTACGGGAACGTTTAGGGCGATTATTTGATGAGGGAAGATATGAGGAAGATGGTTTATTTGCCAATTGCGGAGACTCTGAATTACCCGCAGATGGAGTAATAACAGCAATCGGTAAAGTAAACGGTCGAACAGTTTGTGTGGTGGCAAATGATTCAACTGTAAAGGCAGGATCATGGGGACCCCGAACAGTTGAAAAGATGATTAGAATTCAAGAAAGTGCCGAAAAGTTAAAAGTCCCCTTACTTTATTTAGTTGACTCCGCTGGTGCAAGAATCACAGACCAATTAGAGATGTTTCCAAATAGACGGGGGGCTGGTCGGATTTTTTATAATCAAGTAAAGCTTTCAGGAGTCATACCTCAAATTTGTCTGCTTTTTGGTCCATCAGCAGCTGGTGGCGCATATATCCCAGCTTTTTGTGATGTTGTAATTATGGTAGAGGATAACGCATCCATGTATTTAGGTTCACCACGGATGGCTGAAATGGTCATTGGTGAAAAGGTAAGCTTGGAGGAAATGGGCGGAGCTAGAATGCACTGCACAGTAAGTGGATGCGGGGATATTTTAGTCCAAAATGAAGAGGAAGCAATTGAAAAAGCAAAATTGTACTTGAGTTATTTTCCTACTAACTATCAGGAGAAACCCCCAACTCAATCAGGAAAAGGGCCAAAAACTGGAATGCAACTTGAAAATATCATTCCTGATAACCAAAATACCCCCTTTAATATGTATGATTGCATTGACACTATCATTGATGAAGGAAGTTTTTTTGAAATTAAGGCATTATTTGCCCCTGAATTAATTACCGGAATGGCGAGAGTTGATGGGAAAGTAGTTGGGATTGTTGCGAATCAATCAAAAGTAAAGGGTGGCGTGTTATTTATAGATTCAGCCGATAAAGGAGCTAAGTTTATTACTTTATGTGATGCCTTCCATATCCCTTTACTATTCTTGGCAGATGTTCCAGGATTTATGATTGGTACAAAAGTTGAAAGAGCTGGCATCATCCGTCATGGGGCTAAGTTAATTGCAGCGGTTAGCTCAGCAACAGTTCCAAAAATTTCAGTTATCGTTCGAAAGGCTTATGGAGCGGGTTTATATGCAATGGCAGGGCCGGCATTTGAACCTGATTGCTGTTTGGCACTACCAACAGCACAGATTGCAGTAATGGGTCCAGAAGCGGCTGTCAACGCTGTTTATGCAAATAAGATTAATTCTTTAGAAAACATGAGTGAGCGAGCTGCTTTTATTGGTCAAAAACAAGAGGAGTATAGGAAGGCGATTGATCTCTATAAACTAGCGTCAGAACTAATTGTAGATGATATTGTACATCCGAAAGATTTAAGAAATGTCCTTATATCAAGGTTTGCCCTGTACGAAACAAAAAAGCATCATTTCAGCACAAGAAAACATCCGGTGTATCCTGTTTAA
- a CDS encoding acetyl-CoA carboxylase biotin carboxyl carrier protein subunit — MKEVKSIITGVVLAIQIHEGEQVSVGQEVVIVESMKMAIPIESSISGTVSEIKVRVGQFVSEDDVLLTII, encoded by the coding sequence ATGAAGGAGGTAAAATCTATTATTACAGGTGTTGTGCTGGCTATCCAGATACATGAGGGAGAGCAAGTTTCTGTGGGTCAGGAAGTGGTGATTGTCGAATCAATGAAAATGGCCATTCCAATTGAAAGTAGTATTTCAGGGACAGTATCTGAAATTAAGGTAAGAGTTGGTCAATTTGTTAGTGAGGATGATGTACTGTTAACAATAATCTAA
- a CDS encoding N-acetyltransferase, which translates to MVKTDMDLSKNIVKLKVNFKTLEDFKSFKEYGIQELSMSEDLQANIIENDSESPFYGIYFGDKLVARMSVYQVSGKYNRYFDPPVDYIEIWKLGVLPDYQGRGYGTALVNFAKNLGMPIKTNPRVKSRSFWEKMGFNSVNYDMERDLGENPLIWAPDHVTEAK; encoded by the coding sequence ATGGTCAAAACGGATATGGATCTAAGCAAGAATATTGTTAAATTAAAGGTTAACTTTAAAACACTTGAAGATTTTAAAAGTTTTAAAGAATACGGGATTCAAGAATTATCGATGAGTGAAGACCTTCAAGCCAATATTATTGAAAATGACAGCGAATCTCCATTTTATGGTATTTACTTTGGTGATAAACTTGTTGCACGAATGAGCGTTTATCAGGTGAGCGGAAAATATAACCGTTATTTCGATCCACCCGTTGATTATATAGAAATATGGAAGCTAGGAGTATTGCCCGACTATCAAGGTAGGGGGTATGGGACAGCACTTGTAAATTTCGCCAAAAACCTTGGGATGCCAATTAAAACAAACCCTCGAGTTAAATCACGAAGCTTTTGGGAAAAGATGGGGTTTAACTCAGTTAATTATGATATGGAAAGGGATTTAGGGGAGAATCCACTGATCTGGGCTCCAGATCATGTAACCGAAGCAAAATAA
- a CDS encoding RsfA family transcriptional regulator: MSSTRQDAWTQDEDLLLAEVVLRYIREGGTQLQAFEEVGKKLSRTAAACGFRWNSTIRKQYKTGIELAKKQRKEGKKSSNLEQLNEDILQDTSSYTEDLEEIITPPLQKELNFADILVYLNKMHERILDLQEYEENIVAYKEKVKVLEERVSEISAENMRLQKEFYTMENDYKALVEIMERARKMVVLKDEEFAQKVRFQMDKNGNLEKIDK, translated from the coding sequence ATGTCATCCACACGTCAAGATGCTTGGACTCAAGATGAAGATTTGCTTCTAGCAGAGGTTGTACTCCGCTATATTCGTGAAGGTGGGACCCAGCTGCAAGCTTTTGAAGAAGTAGGAAAGAAACTTTCAAGAACCGCAGCTGCGTGCGGGTTTCGATGGAATTCAACGATCCGAAAACAATACAAAACAGGAATTGAATTAGCAAAAAAGCAAAGAAAAGAAGGCAAAAAAAGCTCAAATTTAGAGCAGCTAAATGAGGATATCTTACAGGATACTTCTAGTTATACTGAGGATTTAGAAGAAATCATAACTCCTCCATTACAAAAAGAACTGAATTTTGCTGATATACTAGTCTATTTAAATAAAATGCATGAACGAATTCTTGACCTGCAAGAATATGAAGAAAACATAGTAGCGTATAAAGAAAAGGTTAAAGTACTAGAGGAAAGGGTAAGTGAAATCTCTGCTGAAAATATGAGGCTACAAAAAGAATTTTATACAATGGAAAATGATTATAAAGCCTTAGTCGAGATTATGGAAAGAGCAAGAAAAATGGTTGTCTTAAAGGATGAAGAGTTCGCACAAAAGGTGAGATTTCAAATGGACAAAAATGGAAATTTAGAAAAAATCGATAAATAA
- the rpmF gene encoding 50S ribosomal protein L32, which yields MAVPFRRTSKTAKRKRRTHFKLQVPGMTECPNCGEMKLAHRVCKACGTYKGKEVINN from the coding sequence ATGGCTGTACCTTTTAGAAGAACTTCGAAAACGGCAAAAAGAAAGCGTCGTACGCATTTTAAATTACAGGTGCCTGGTATGACTGAGTGCCCAAACTGCGGTGAAATGAAACTTGCTCACCGTGTATGTAAAGCATGTGGAACATACAAAGGTAAAGAAGTAATTAATAACTAA
- a CDS encoding DUF177 domain-containing protein, with product MKWTINQLQKHRSKELKIDEYVNAEEIMKIDQSIRGVPPIHVTGMADIGSSKITFHLNIKGQLILPCSRTLVDVDYPINVDTIETFLLNGPNYETDEEVHRVKGDVIDLNPIIYEILLLEVPMQVIAENSTEEGAPQSGKDWEVIHKKDKKDKVDPRLAGLAKFFEQNDQSSDS from the coding sequence ATGAAGTGGACAATAAATCAGTTACAAAAACATCGAAGCAAGGAATTGAAAATTGACGAGTATGTAAATGCTGAAGAAATTATGAAGATTGATCAAAGCATTCGGGGAGTTCCACCAATACATGTAACCGGAATGGCAGATATCGGCTCTTCAAAGATTACTTTTCATTTAAATATTAAAGGTCAGCTTATCCTTCCTTGTTCACGTACGTTAGTTGATGTTGACTATCCTATAAATGTTGACACAATCGAAACATTCCTATTGAATGGCCCTAACTATGAAACCGATGAAGAGGTACATAGAGTAAAAGGGGATGTGATTGATTTAAACCCAATTATTTATGAAATCCTACTACTTGAGGTTCCGATGCAAGTGATTGCAGAGAATAGCACAGAAGAAGGTGCTCCTCAATCGGGAAAAGATTGGGAAGTCATTCATAAAAAGGATAAGAAAGACAAAGTAGATCCGCGTCTTGCAGGTCTTGCTAAGTTTTTTGAACAAAATGATCAATCTTCAGATTCTTAA
- a CDS encoding nucleotidyltransferase gives MKAVGLIVEYNPFHHGHAYHVNKAKEITGAEIAIAAMSGNFLQRGEPALISKWTRTEMALRGGIDLVFELPYTFAVQKADTFANGALSLLSAAECDYICFGSESGNIEAFYQTYNFLKNNKHKYNESVQTFIKLGNSYPKAMSLAYQELGPASNLLDLSKPNNILGFQYVRAAIEKQLPIKMTTITRKDAGYHDEFFASPSIASATSIRKALFTLPEDLSAVQPYIPNQTYDLLLQYREQFGAFHSWDMYWDYLQFILLRTNANQLKAIYEIEEGMENRILSNIKTSQSFTHLMGALKTKRYTWTRLQRVLTHILTGTTKDEMKMLKERVTYLRLLGMTEKGRLYLNRLKKTCPLTIVTKRASFNSPQIDIDSRAAELYTIGLPTNSRQFALQQEYYQKPIYLK, from the coding sequence ATGAAAGCAGTTGGCCTAATTGTTGAATATAATCCGTTCCATCATGGACATGCCTATCATGTCAATAAAGCAAAAGAGATTACAGGTGCAGAGATTGCGATCGCCGCAATGAGTGGGAACTTTTTACAAAGGGGAGAGCCGGCCCTTATCTCAAAATGGACAAGGACTGAAATGGCCCTACGCGGTGGGATTGATCTAGTTTTTGAATTACCTTATACTTTTGCTGTTCAAAAAGCGGATACATTTGCAAATGGGGCCTTATCCTTATTAAGTGCAGCTGAGTGTGATTATATTTGTTTTGGCAGTGAATCCGGGAATATTGAAGCTTTTTATCAGACCTACAATTTTCTAAAAAATAACAAACATAAATATAATGAATCCGTACAGACATTTATTAAGCTCGGAAATAGTTACCCGAAGGCCATGTCCCTTGCCTATCAAGAATTAGGACCAGCCTCGAATCTTCTTGACCTCTCCAAGCCGAACAATATACTTGGTTTTCAATATGTTAGGGCGGCAATTGAAAAGCAATTACCGATAAAAATGACTACAATTACAAGAAAAGATGCTGGGTATCATGATGAGTTTTTTGCCTCCCCTTCGATTGCCAGTGCGACAAGTATACGTAAAGCACTATTTACCTTGCCTGAAGACCTTTCTGCCGTCCAACCTTATATTCCTAATCAGACATACGACTTATTATTACAATATAGGGAGCAATTTGGAGCTTTTCATAGCTGGGATATGTATTGGGATTACTTACAATTCATCTTACTCCGAACGAACGCCAACCAATTAAAGGCTATTTATGAAATCGAAGAAGGGATGGAAAACCGTATCCTTTCAAACATAAAAACATCACAATCTTTTACTCATTTGATGGGAGCACTTAAAACGAAACGTTATACATGGACTCGCCTTCAAAGGGTCTTAACCCATATTCTTACAGGCACTACAAAAGATGAAATGAAAATGTTAAAAGAACGTGTTACATATCTTCGCCTGTTAGGAATGACAGAAAAGGGACGTCTTTATCTAAATAGATTAAAAAAAACATGCCCACTTACAATCGTTACAAAGAGAGCATCCTTTAATAGTCCACAAATAGACATCGATTCTAGAGCAGCCGAACTTTACACTATAGGGTTACCAACTAACAGTAGACAATTTGCTCTCCAACAAGAATATTATCAAAAACCGATTTATTTAAAATAG
- a CDS encoding SepM family pheromone-processing serine protease, with product MKRKKRIRILILVVIILVAPCFYFMPFYISKPGMAKELEPIIEVEDGYTEEGSFMLTTVRMGRANIYSYLIAKFSPYQEIYPIDQIRSEDETEEEYMVRQLHLMDSSKINAIEVAYRKAGLPVNYEYKGVYVLHVVPGMPAEKKLEPADRIFEVDGNDFHTSSEFMDYISQKSTGEELVLTFERKSKVYQTSLKLDQFNDGENKGKVGIGIGLVDDKELIVEPHVTVNSKEIGGPSAGFMFSLEIYNQLMKEDLTKGYNIAGTGTISSNGEVGEIGGIHQKVIAADKAGAEIFLAPNQNGAKDSNYRVALKTAKDIKTDMKIIPVDNFDGAVSYLENLKPKK from the coding sequence ATGAAACGCAAAAAAAGAATCAGGATTCTTATCTTGGTTGTAATAATTCTCGTAGCTCCTTGCTTTTATTTTATGCCTTTTTATATTTCTAAACCCGGAATGGCCAAGGAATTAGAGCCAATTATTGAAGTCGAAGATGGTTATACTGAGGAAGGTAGTTTTATGTTAACAACGGTAAGGATGGGAAGAGCTAATATTTATTCTTATCTAATAGCTAAATTTAGTCCATATCAAGAGATCTATCCAATCGATCAGATTAGATCTGAGGATGAAACCGAAGAAGAATATATGGTTCGTCAACTTCATTTAATGGACTCATCTAAAATAAATGCGATTGAAGTTGCTTATAGGAAAGCAGGTCTCCCAGTGAATTATGAATATAAGGGCGTTTACGTACTTCATGTGGTCCCTGGTATGCCTGCAGAGAAAAAGTTAGAGCCAGCTGATCGGATCTTTGAAGTTGATGGCAATGATTTTCATACATCTTCCGAGTTCATGGACTATATTAGTCAAAAATCTACAGGTGAGGAACTTGTCCTAACTTTTGAAAGAAAATCAAAAGTCTATCAGACAAGCCTGAAGCTTGATCAATTTAATGATGGAGAAAATAAAGGAAAAGTAGGAATAGGAATTGGTCTTGTTGATGATAAGGAATTAATTGTTGAGCCCCATGTGACGGTTAATAGTAAGGAAATTGGCGGTCCATCCGCAGGGTTTATGTTTTCCCTAGAAATCTACAATCAGTTAATGAAAGAAGACCTAACTAAGGGGTATAACATAGCTGGAACGGGTACGATTTCATCTAATGGGGAAGTAGGTGAAATAGGTGGAATACACCAAAAAGTCATTGCCGCTGATAAAGCTGGAGCGGAGATTTTTCTTGCACCAAACCAAAATGGCGCTAAAGATTCTAATTATCGTGTTGCCTTAAAAACAGCTAAAGATATTAAAACAGACATGAAAATTATCCCTGTTGACAATTTTGATGGAGCAGTGTCATATTTGGAGAATCTTAAGCCGAAAAAATAA